The following are from one region of the Silurus meridionalis isolate SWU-2019-XX chromosome 25, ASM1480568v1, whole genome shotgun sequence genome:
- the tlcd5b gene encoding TLC domain-containing protein 5: MALFLVETSCSLISWLFLYILLCLVNRKRSAEWNCRLITLLHGVLIVVLTAYIGFIDGPWPFTHAGSENTPLQVLALLISLGYFLFDMAWCVYLRTEGPVMLTHHTLSILGIVCALGMGESGVEACAVLFGSEITNPLLQARWFLKQMGRYNSLSGDLVDLLFITLFACVRIGVGGRILYSELVSPKPKLVMKVGGVAIYTLSCIFMVDITCFACRKTRTKYRRWQEQKTLNANGHTG; this comes from the exons ATGGCGTTATTTCTAGTCGAGACGAGCTGCAGCCTTATCAGCTGGCTTTTTCTGTACATCCTGCTGTGTCTCGTGAACAGAAAGCGAAGTGCCGAGTGGAATTGCAGACTCATCACCCTACTCCACGGGGTCCTCATAGTTGTGCTAACTGCTTACATCGGGTTTATTGATGGGCCATGGCCATTCACACATGCAG GCTCGGAAAACACGCCACTCCAGGTCCTAGCCCTACTCATCAGTCTGGGATACTTCCTTTTTGATATGGCCTGGTGTGTGTACCTCCGTACAGAGGGGCCAGTAATGCTGACCCACCACACCCTTAGCATCCTGGGGATTGTGTGTGCTCTGGGAATGGGCGAGTCAGGCGTCGAGGCGTGTGCTGTGCTCTTCGGGAGCGAAATCACCAACCCGCTCCTGCAGGCCCGCTGGTTCCTCAAGCAGATGGGGCGCTACAACAGCCTGAGCGGTGACCTTGTCGACCTCCTCTTCATCACGCTCTTCGCTTGTGTGCGCATCGGCGTCGGTGGACGCATACTCTACAGTGAGCTGGTGTCTCCAAAACCCAAACTGGTCATGAAGGTGGGCGGGGTGGCCATTTACACCCTCTCCTGCATCTTCATGGTAGACATCACGTGCTTTGCCTGCCGGAAAACCCGCACCAAGTACAGACGATGGCAGGAACAGAAGACGCTTAATGCTAATGGACATACGGGGTAG